In Acidobacteriota bacterium, the DNA window CCGAGGCTCGCGCCGAACTGGTTGTAGTGGTAGTTGCTGATCGGGCGGCCGTTGATCACGTTGATGTAGTCGTTCGCGTTCATCCCCTTGTCACGGTAGAACTCGAACGCCGTCCCGTGGAACTCGTTCGTGCCGGACTTCGTGACGACGTTGATGACGGCGCCGCCCGCGCGGCCGTATTCGGCCGTGTAGGCGTTGCGGTTCACCTGGAACTCCTTCACGGCGTCCTGGCTGAACTGGTAGGGCGCGCGGCCCGACCCCGTGCGGCCGAGGGCCTGGCCGAAGAACGTGTTGTCGTTGTTCGCGCCGTCGATCACGAGGCTGTTCAGCGTGCCGCGCTGGCCGGCGAAGCTGATGTCGCCGAGGCGCGTGTCCTTCGAGACGCCCGGCGTCGTGAGGACGAAGTCGATGAAGTTGCGGCCGTTCGTCGGGAGGTTCTGGATGTAGGCCTCGTTGACGGCGGAGGCCTGCTCGCTCTTCGTGATCTCGACGATCGGGGTCTCCGCGGTCACCGCGATCGTCGACTTCACACCCGCGATCGCCATTGCGAGCTTCAGGCTCGTGTCCGCGCCGACGCTGACTTCGGCGCGGCCGGTGTTCGAGGGCGTGAAGCCCTGCAGGGCCGCCGAGACGTCGTAGAGGCCCACGGGCATGAGCGGAAATACGAAGGCGCCGCTCGCGTTCGACGTCGCGTTGCGCACGGCGCCCGTCCTCGCGTTCCTCGCGGTCACGGCCGCTCCGGGCAGGGGCGCTCCGGCCGTGTCGAGGACGGTGCCGGAGATGCTGCCGGTGGAACTCTGCGCGAGCGCGGGGCCGGCGGCCACGCACAGGGCGATCGCGACCACGAAGGCAAGTGAGACTCGGTACGCACGAACCATCTGAATCTCCTCCATCAAAAGTGGATTCATAAAGCTCTCCGTCGGGACCGGACGGGTAGCCCGTGTAAAGACGGCGTGAAGACTATTACAGAACCCGCGAGCCGGGTCCGGGACTCAGCGCGGGCCTGCTGCTCCCGCGGGAGCCAGGCGCGCGCACCCGCGCGCCGCGACGAGAGCCGCGCCCCCGGCCGCGAGGAGGAGCACCGCGGCGGCGAGCAGGAGGAGCGGCCCGCGGCGGACCGAGCGCGCCGGCTTCAGGCTCGCCGTTCTCTTCGGGCGCGTCATCGGCGCGGTGGATTCGGTCAGGGCCGCGCCGGGGCTCGTCGGAACCACGGCGGGCGGAACCGGAGGCCGGATCGCCGGGGGCGGCAGGGCCGCGGGGACCTCGCGCGTCACGGCGCCGCGGGCGGGCCGCGCCGCGAGCTCGCGCCGCGCCATGAGGAGGTCGAGGATCATCTGCCCGGCGCTCCCGTACCGCTCGGACGCATCCTTCTTGAGCGCGCGCGCGACGATCTGTTTGACGACGTCGGGCACGTTGTCCGGCTCGGGCCACGGGTCGGCTTCCTTCGTCATCATTTTGGCGACCATCTGCGTCACGCTCGCGCCCGAGAACGGATGCACGCCGGCGAGCATCTGGTAGAAGACGATCCCGAACGAGAAGAGGTCCGAGCGCTCGTCGAGCTCTCCGCCGAGCGCCTGCTCGGGGGAGAGGTAGTCGAGCGTTCCGACGATCATCCCCTCGCCCGTGTGCCGCGTCGCCTTGGACGCGTCGCGCGCGCCCTCGAGGAGGATCTTGCTGAGGCCGAAGTCGAGGAGCTTGGCGCGGCCGTCGGGCGCGAGCATGACGTTCGCCGGCGTGATGTCCCGGTGGAGGATGCGATTCTGGTGCGCGGCCTTGAGACCCTCGAGGACCTGGATCGCGATGTCGACGCACTCGCCCACGCCGAGCCTGCGGACGTCCATGATCTCGTCGAGGCCCTTGCCTTCGAGGTACTCGAGGACGAGGTAGAGCGCTCCGGGCGGAAAGCCCGCGTCCCGCTCGTCCGCGAGCGCGAGGTCGTGCAGCGTGATGACGTTCGGGTGGTTGAGGGCCGCGACGGCCCGTGCTTCGTTCATGAAACGCCCGCGCATCTTCGCGTCCTGCTGGAGAGCCGCGGGCAGGACCTTGATCGCAACGCGGCGGCCGAGCGCGGGGTCGGTGGCGAGGAAAACTTCCCCCATCCCGCCCTTGCCGAGCAGGCGGACGATCTCGTACCGGCCGATGCTGCTGGGGAGAACGTCCGCTGCAGCCACTCGAAGGGCAAGTATAGGCGGGGGTGTCAGGCGGGTGGCGCGGATCCCAGGGTGAGCGACACCTTCAGGGCCTGAGACTCGCGCCGGGACGTCTGCTCGAGCCCCGACCGCTCGAAGACGCGCAGCATCTTCTCGTTGCTCGGCAGGACTTCCGCGTCGAAGATCTCGATCCCGTGGACGCGAGCGAGGGCCGCGAGCCGCCGGAAGAGAAGCGAACCGAGCCCCTTTCCCTGCTGGGCGTCCGCGACCGTGAAGGCGACCTCGGCGCGCGTCGGGGCGGAGAGGTCGCGCTCCCAGCGCGCGACGCCGACGAGGACGCCGTCGATCTCGGCGACGAGCGCGTAGCGGTTCACGTAGTCGACGCGCGCGAGGTACTCGGCCTTCGAGCGGTCCTTGTCGGGCACGGCGAAGAACCGGAAATAGAGGCTCTCGGGGGAGAGGCGGTCGTAGAGCTCGAGGAGGTGCGGGCCCTCGTCCTGCCGGATCGGCCGCAGGTGGACGCGCGTGCCGTCCTTCAGCACCTCATCCGAAGCGTCCGCCTCGGGGTACGGGGCGACTGCCCCGGGCGGGAACTCCCGGACCGAACGAACCAAGCGGACCTCCGAGGACCTTCCATGATGGTACAGAATCACGTTTCAAGTCCAAGGGTGGGGGGGCGCCATGAAGCTCATCACGACCATCATCCGGCCGGAGAAGCTCGCGGACGTCAAGGCCGCGCTCTTCCGGGCGGGTGTCACGGGCATCTCGCTCTCGCGCGTGCAGGGGCACGGCGGCGAGCACGACACGGTCGAGCAGTACCGCGGGACGACGCTCGTCTTCGAGTTCGTCGAGAAGGTGCGGATCGACATCGCGGTCTCCGAGCCGTTCGTCGAGCCCGCGATCGAGGCGATCGTCGCGGCGGCGCGCACGGGCGAGGTCGGCGACGGGAAGATCTTCGTCCAGCCGCTCGAGCGCGTGATCCGGATCCGCACGGGCGAGCAGGACGTCCAGGCCCTCACGCCGATCTCGGCCGAGGAAGTGAAGGCGAAGGCGCTGAAGGCCGGCAGGGAGGACGTGTGAACGCTCCGGCGATCAGCGCCGGCGACACCGCGTGGGTCCTCGCCGCCGCCGCGCTCGTCTTCGTCATGAACCCCGGGCTCGCGTTCTTCTACGCCGGGCTCGTCCGGCGCAAGAACACCCTCAATACGCTCATGATGACGTACGTCGCGATGGGCGTCGGCGCCGTCGTCTGGATGGTCGCAGGCTACTCGCTCGCCTTCGCGCCCGGCTCACCGTTCCTCGGCGGCCTCAAGTGGCTTGGCCTCTCGGGAGTCGGCGGCGCGCCCGAGCCCGCCTACGCGGCGACGATTCCGGCGCTCGCGTTCTTCGCGTTCCAGGGGATGTTCGCGACGATCACGCCCGCGCTCGTGTCGGGCGCGATCGTCGAGCGGATGAGCTTCCGCGCCTACGTCATCTTCCTGGCGCTCTGGAGCCTCGTCGTCTACGCCCCCGTCGCGCACTGGGTCTGGGGGACGGGCGGGTTCCTCCGGGCGTGGGGCGCCCTCGACTTCGCAGGCGGCACGGTCGTCCACGTGACGGCGGGGACGGCGGCGCTCGTCGCCGCGAAGATGCTCGGGCCCCGCCAGGACTTCAAGCGGATCGCCCTCATCCCGCACAACGTCCCCTACGTCCTCCTCGGCGCCGGCCTCCTGTGGTTCGGGTGGTTCGGCTTCAACGCGGGGTCGGCGCTCGCGGCCAACGGCACCGCGTCGCTCGCCTTCGTGACGACGAACGCGGGAGCCGCCGCCGCCGTGCTCACCTGGCTCGCTCTCGAGCGCGCGATCGGCGGGCACGCGACGGCCGTCGGCGCCGCGACCGGCGCCGTCGTCGGCCTCGTCGGGATCACGCCGGGCGCCGGCTTCGTCTCGCCGCTCTCGGCCCTCGCGATCGGCGCCCTGACGGCGTGTGCGAGCTTCGCGGCGCTGCGCCTGCGCGGGCGCACGTCACTCGACGACACGCTCGACGTCTTCGCCTGCCACGGCATCGGCGGGATCACGGGCTCGCTCCTGACGGGCGTCTTTGCGTCGAAGGCCGCGAACCCCGACGGCGGCAACGGCCTCCTCTTCGGGAACGCCGCCCTCTTCGGAATCCAGGCCGCAACGGTCGGCGTCGTCTTCGCCTATACGCTTCTCATGACGGCCCTCGTCCTCGTCGTCATCAGGGCCGTGACGCCGCTGCGTGTCGAGCTGCACGCCGAGCTGGACGGGCTGGACCGGCGCGTCCACGGCGAAGAGGCCTATCGCGGCGGCAGCGCGGCGGGCGGCCTCGGCGAGAGCGTGATCCTGCACCCGTCCGAGCGCGTGAAAACCTAGGGCGCGATCGCGACGCGGCCTGTCAGCTCCGCGAGGCGGAGGAGGCGGGCCGCGACCCCGGGCCGGAACGCGTCCTTCGGGGCGCGCCACGCCCAGTTGCCGTCCGCGCGCCCCGGCACGTTCATGCGCGCCTCCGAGCCGAGCGCAAGCACGTCCTGGAGCGGGACGACCGCGCGATCCGCGACGGACGCGTACGCGGCGCGGACGAGGACGCCCGCGGGGTCCTTTCCGTCCACGCCGAAGTAGTCGCGGAAGCGCTCCTGCGCATCAGGGGGCAGGGAGGCGTACCACGAGAGAGAGGCGTCGTTGTCGTGGGTGCCCGAGTACACGACCGCGTTCGGGAGGTGATGGTGGGGGAGGTGCTCGCTGTCCATCTCGCTGAACGCGAACTGGAGGACCTTCATCCCCGGAAAGCCGAGCGTCGCGAGGAGACTCCGCACGTCGTCCGTGATCTCGCCGAGATCCTCGGCGACGATCGGGACGTCTCCGAGCGCGTGCCGGATCGCGAGGAAGAGCATGAGGCCGGGCCCCGTGGCCCAGCGGCCCTCGCGGGCGGACTCTGCCCTCGCCGGGATCTCCCAGTAGCCCGCGAAACCTCGGAAGTGGTCGAGCCTGACGAGGTCCGCGAGGCGGAGGTTCGCGCGGACGCGCTCGATCCACCAGTCGAAGGACTCTTCGGCGAGGACGTCCCACCGGTAGAGCGGGTGGCCCCAGAGCTGCCCGTCCTCGGTGAAGTCGTCGGGCGGGACGCCGGCGACGGTCTCGGGCCGGCCATTCGCGTCCACCGCGAAGAGCCGCCGCTGGGACCAGACGTCGGCGCTGTCGAGCGCGGCGTAGATCGGGAGGTCGCCGAGGATCGAGATCCCGCGCGCGTTGGCGCCCCGCTTGACCCTTTCCCACTGCCGGAAGAAGAGGAACTGCGCGAAGACATGGAACGCGATCTCGTCCGCGTGCTCCTTCCGGGATTCCTCGAGCGCGCCTTCCTCGCGCGCCACGAGCGCCGCCGGCCACTCCGTCCACCCCGCGTCGCCGTGCGCGCCGCGGAGCGCCGCGAAGAGGGCCCAGTCGGCGAGCCACGAGGCGTGCGCGGGCGAAGCCGCGAAACGGGCGACCGCGTCCGTCACGCTCGCGCCCATCGACTTCGCGTGGGCGAAGCAGGCGCGCAGGACGCGCTCCTTGAACGCGTGCACCGCCGCGAAGTCCACGCGGTCCTCCGGGAACGAGGGTGCGCCCTCGAGCGCCGAGGCGGGGAGGAGCCCTTCCTCGAGGAGCCAGTCGGGCGAGACGAGCAGCGGGTTGCCGGCGAAGGCGGAGAGGCCCGCGTACGGGGAGTCGTGCGCACCGGGCGGGCCGAGCGGGAGGACCTGCCAGATCCGGAGGCCCGCGGAGGCGGCCCAGTCGAGGAACGCGTCGGCCCCGGGTCCGAGGTCGCCGATCCCGAAACGGGACGGCAGCGACGTCGGGTGCAGCAGGATCCCGGCTTCGCGCGTGGGCTTCGACATCAGCGGCCGATCGCGGTCTCGCGGTCGAGGATGCGGAGCGTCTTGTCGTAAAGCGCCTCGACCTCGTCGCGGCTGTTCCCGATCGCCGTCATCCCGAGCTTGCCGTACTGCGACAGGGCGCCGATGAGGTGGAAGAGCACGCCCGACTCGGAATTGTGGCTGTAGTGGAGCGCGTTGATCGTGACGATCTCGATGAGGTCCTCCGGCAGGAGTCCGCGGTACGCCTCGGACTGGAGGTTGTCCGTCGCGCGGTAGAACTTCGGCGAGCCGCGCGGCGAGAGGAAGAGGCCCGACTCCGGGTCGAGGCGCCCGCCCGTGAGGAACTGAAGCGCGAGGTACGGGTGCGTCGTGCCGCCCATCCGGAGGTTGATCTCGAGCGCCGAGAGGCGCCACGGCTCGTCCTCGCGGTCCTTCACGGCGAGAAAGTCGACCGCGAACCGGCTCACGACGCCGTGCGCCGCGAGCACGGCGCCGATCTTCAGGGCGGCCTGCGTGATCTCCCGCCGGTAGCCGTCCGCGGCGGGGAAGAGGCAGCCGAGGAAGACCTGGCCGCTCGGCCCGCCGAGGACCTGATCGTGAGTGGAGATCGGGAGGACGTCGCCGTGCGGCCCCGTGCGGACCTGGACGGAGGGAGACTCCTTGAAAGCACCTTCGAGGAATTCCTCCGCGATGCCGCCCATGCGCCGGAATTTCGCGTGGAAGTCGTCCCACGTCTCCCACCCCACCGAGAACTCGAGCCTCGGGAGCCCCGCGCGGACGGCAGCGGCGTCGGTCGTCCCCTCCGGGTAACGGAAGATCGCGTTGCCTTCGCCGGAGAAGCTGTCGTTGAGCTTCACGACCGCCTTCCGGAGAGCGGGATTGCGTCGCTTGAGGTCGACGAGAGCCGTCTCGAGGTCCGCGTCGCCCTGCAGGTCCTCGTGGCCCTCCGGGCACGCGATACCGGCCTCGCGGAAGACCTTCCGGCTGCCGGACTTCGTGCCGAAGTGGCTGAGCGCCGGGTCGACGCCGTTCAGCGGGATGCCGAGGAGCACGGCGAGCCGCCGCTCGAGCGGGGTCGAGTTGAAGACCGTGAGGTAGGCCCGCGAACGGTCGGGAATGCCCGCGCGGATGCGCTCGATGAGCCGCGGACGCTCGAGAATCTTCTCGGTGAGCGACCGGGGCGAGGCGTCGTGCGCGCAAAGCAGCGTGAGCCGGCTCCGGGCGTGGCTCGCGGGGATGCCGACGAGGAGCTGGAAGTAGTACTCGAGAACGAGCGGGTGAACGGGCTGGGACGTGACGAACACCACCCGGGCGCGGGGGTTGCGCAGGCGGATCAGGAGGAAGAGGAGGCGCTCCTCGTAGAAACTCGCCCCGTCCAGCTTCGTCAGCTCGGCCTGGTCGAGCGTCAGCGACGGCACCACGACCGACGTGTGGGGCTCCTCGTCGCGGCCCGCGATCGAGTCCCAGACCTCGAGGAGGCGCGGCTTCAGCGTTTCGAACTCGGCGAGCTCGCGTTCCAGGGACAGCTCGGACGAAAACGGCGGCCTCGGGATCACCTGCGGTGGATTCTAGGGCTCGGGCCGCAACCGAGGCACGGATCTTGTTTAAGGGTGGGGGAGACCGAGAGAAAAGAGGCGCGATTGAGGACACGGCGGACCGGCGCGCGGGGCTTCACGCTGATCGAGCTCCTGATCGTCGTCGCGATCATCGGGATCATCGTCGCGATCTCCATCGTCAACATGATCAACGCGATCCAGCGCGGAAAGCAGAAGCGCTCGATGGCGGACATCAAGAGCGTCTCGACGGCTCTCGAGGCCTACATGACGGACTTCAACTACTACCCGGCCGCCGCGGGCTATTCGCTGCCCACGGGCCTTTCCCTTCCCACGGCCACGCTCGGGACGGCGGCCGGAGTCCTCGCCCCCACGTACATCCGGGTGACGCCGCTCTCCGACGGCTGGAACTCCTGGTACCTCTACGGCGCGAGCGCCTCGCGCGGCGATTACCTGGTCCGCTCGGGCGGCGCCGACGGCGTCCCGCAGACGTCTCCCGCCTATGGCCCGACCTCGGATTTCAACGCCGACATCATCCTGGTGGACGGCGCCTTCGTGCAGTTCCCGGAGGGCGCCCAGCGCTGACTTGCGAGGCGGCGCGGGTGACAATCGCTGTACGGTTCGTCTCGCGCCCCCGACAAAAATTCGTCGCGGGGAGGTCCTCCCGGGCCGCGGCCTGCTTCAACTATTGAAAATGCGAGAGATTGGGGCACGGCACGGCTCTTGAAAGAGGGGCGGGCGGAGGTTGATCCAAAATGAAAAGGAACCAGAAGGGTTTCACGCTTATCGAGCTTCTGATCGTCGTCGCGATCATCGGCATCATCGTCGCGATCGCCATTCCGAACCTGCTCAACGCCATTCAGCGCGCCAAGCAGAAGAGGACGATGGGTGACATGCGCTCGGCCGGCACGGCCGCCGAGGCGTACGCCGTCGACTTCAACCACTACCCGGCGGCCGCGGGCTACTCGCTCCCGACCGGCATCACGTTCGGGTCGATGACGTTCAACACGGGCGGCGTCGGGACGAGCTTCAGCGGGCAGGTCACGCCCACGTACATCCGCGTTCTCCCGATGACGGACGGCTGGCAGTCGTACTTCTTCTACGCCACCACCGGCCAGCTCTACGGGATCGCGTCGGGCGGCAAGAACGGCGCAACCGAGTCCGCCATCGGCGGCGAGACGACGGACTTCAACAACGACATCATCTTCGTGAACGGTCAGTTCGTTCAGTACCCCGCGGGCGCGCAGCGGTAAGTCCTCCCGCTTCGGCCTGAAGAGCCCCCTCACGGGGGCTCTTTCCTTTTGGAGCGGTTTGCACGCGCCTAGAATCCCTGCAGTGAAGCGGGGCGAGGCGATGGGACGGACGGCGCTGCTCGGCGGCGCGCTCGGGCTCGCCTTCGCCGCCGCCCTCCTCGGCCCCGGCGCCCTCGCCGGACTCGTCCCGGCGCGCGGCGACCTCGCGGATTTCTTCTGGCCCATGAAGGCCTACACCGCCGCGCGGTGGGCGGCCGGGAGCCTTCCGCTCTGGAATCCGCTCTCGGGTTGCGGCGAGCCGTGGCTCGCGCAGCTGCAGACGGGCGTTCTCTACCCGGGCGACCTCCCGTTTCTCCTCGGCGGCGCCGCGGGACCCCTCCTCGCCATCACCCTGCACCTCGCCGTCGCGGCGTCCGGGATGGCGGCCTGGCTCTCGGACCTCCGCACGTCCCGCGCGGGCGCCCTTGCGGGCGCGGCGGTCTTCGCCGGGGGCGGCGCGTTCCTGTCGCTCGCGCCGGTCTACAACAACTTCTGCACGGCGGCCTTTCTGCCGTGGCTCTTTCTCGGGGCGCGACGGGCCGTGCGCGGCGCGTCGCCCGCGCCCTTTGCGCTCGCGGTGGCGCTCGCCTTCCTCGGCGGCGAGCCCGCCCTCGCGGCCGCGGGAGCCTGCGCCGCCGCTCTGGTCGCAGTCGTGACGCGCGGCGAAGACGGGGCGCGGCCGGCGCCGCCTGCGCGGGCGGCTCTTCGCGCGGGAGGCGGCCTCGTCCTCGGGCTCGCTCTCGCGGCGGCCGCGCTCGGGCCGTTTCTCGTCCTCGTGACGTCGACGGGGCGGATCGCGGGCGCGACGCGGGCCGAGGCGCTCGCGCGCCCGGTCGGCCGCGCGGATCTCGCCGACCTCGCCGTGCCCCCGGCGCCCGAAGCGACGCGCCGCGCCTCACCGGGCCGCGGCGGCTATCTCGCGACGCTCGCGCTCGGCCCCCTGCCGTTCGTCCTCGCGGCGGCGGCGGGCGCGGGCTTCGCGGCGCGCCCGCGTCTTCTCCTCGCGCTCCTCGCGCTCGCGGCGTTCGGCGTCGTCCTCGCGCTCGGCGCGCGCGGAGGCCTCGTGCCGCTCCTGTGGGACGGCGGGTGGGCCCGGGGCGTGCGCTTTCCGGCGCGCTGGTTCGTGTTCGCGCACGTCGCGCTCGCGGCGGCGGCGGGCGCCGGCCTCGACGGCTGGCGCGACGGGCACCTCGCGGGGTGGCCGAGGCGCGACGGGGTCGAGGCCGAGCCGCCCGCGAAAACGCCGCTCCTCCTCTCGGCGGCGCTCGCGCTCGGCGCGCTCGGCGTTCTCGCCGCGTTCGCCGCCGCCGAACGGCGCGTCCCGTCGCCCGCCGCCTGGGCGTCTTTCGCGGCGGCGGCGGCGGGTCTCGCCCTCCTGTGGCGGGCCCGCGAGCCGGGGGCTCCCTCCCGCGCCCACGGCGGCGCGCTGCTCGTCCTCTGCGTCGCCCTTCCGCTCCCGCTCGGCACGCGGGACGTCTTCGC includes these proteins:
- a CDS encoding serine/threonine protein kinase, translated to MAAADVLPSSIGRYEIVRLLGKGGMGEVFLATDPALGRRVAIKVLPAALQQDAKMRGRFMNEARAVAALNHPNVITLHDLALADERDAGFPPGALYLVLEYLEGKGLDEIMDVRRLGVGECVDIAIQVLEGLKAAHQNRILHRDITPANVMLAPDGRAKLLDFGLSKILLEGARDASKATRHTGEGMIVGTLDYLSPEQALGGELDERSDLFSFGIVFYQMLAGVHPFSGASVTQMVAKMMTKEADPWPEPDNVPDVVKQIVARALKKDASERYGSAGQMILDLLMARRELAARPARGAVTREVPAALPPPAIRPPVPPAVVPTSPGAALTESTAPMTRPKRTASLKPARSVRRGPLLLLAAAVLLLAAGGAALVAARGCARLAPAGAAGPR
- a CDS encoding GNAT family N-acetyltransferase, with the protein product MVRSVREFPPGAVAPYPEADASDEVLKDGTRVHLRPIRQDEGPHLLELYDRLSPESLYFRFFAVPDKDRSKAEYLARVDYVNRYALVAEIDGVLVGVARWERDLSAPTRAEVAFTVADAQQGKGLGSLLFRRLAALARVHGIEIFDAEVLPSNEKMLRVFERSGLEQTSRRESQALKVSLTLGSAPPA
- a CDS encoding P-II family nitrogen regulator, whose product is MKLITTIIRPEKLADVKAALFRAGVTGISLSRVQGHGGEHDTVEQYRGTTLVFEFVEKVRIDIAVSEPFVEPAIEAIVAAARTGEVGDGKIFVQPLERVIRIRTGEQDVQALTPISAEEVKAKALKAGREDV
- a CDS encoding ammonium transporter; this translates as MNAPAISAGDTAWVLAAAALVFVMNPGLAFFYAGLVRRKNTLNTLMMTYVAMGVGAVVWMVAGYSLAFAPGSPFLGGLKWLGLSGVGGAPEPAYAATIPALAFFAFQGMFATITPALVSGAIVERMSFRAYVIFLALWSLVVYAPVAHWVWGTGGFLRAWGALDFAGGTVVHVTAGTAALVAAKMLGPRQDFKRIALIPHNVPYVLLGAGLLWFGWFGFNAGSALAANGTASLAFVTTNAGAAAAVLTWLALERAIGGHATAVGAATGAVVGLVGITPGAGFVSPLSALAIGALTACASFAALRLRGRTSLDDTLDVFACHGIGGITGSLLTGVFASKAANPDGGNGLLFGNAALFGIQAATVGVVFAYTLLMTALVLVVIRAVTPLRVELHAELDGLDRRVHGEEAYRGGSAAGGLGESVILHPSERVKT
- the malQ gene encoding 4-alpha-glucanotransferase, whose translation is MSKPTREAGILLHPTSLPSRFGIGDLGPGADAFLDWAASAGLRIWQVLPLGPPGAHDSPYAGLSAFAGNPLLVSPDWLLEEGLLPASALEGAPSFPEDRVDFAAVHAFKERVLRACFAHAKSMGASVTDAVARFAASPAHASWLADWALFAALRGAHGDAGWTEWPAALVAREEGALEESRKEHADEIAFHVFAQFLFFRQWERVKRGANARGISILGDLPIYAALDSADVWSQRRLFAVDANGRPETVAGVPPDDFTEDGQLWGHPLYRWDVLAEESFDWWIERVRANLRLADLVRLDHFRGFAGYWEIPARAESAREGRWATGPGLMLFLAIRHALGDVPIVAEDLGEITDDVRSLLATLGFPGMKVLQFAFSEMDSEHLPHHHLPNAVVYSGTHDNDASLSWYASLPPDAQERFRDYFGVDGKDPAGVLVRAAYASVADRAVVPLQDVLALGSEARMNVPGRADGNWAWRAPKDAFRPGVAARLLRLAELTGRVAIAP
- a CDS encoding carboxylate-amine ligase, which encodes MPRPPFSSELSLERELAEFETLKPRLLEVWDSIAGRDEEPHTSVVVPSLTLDQAELTKLDGASFYEERLLFLLIRLRNPRARVVFVTSQPVHPLVLEYYFQLLVGIPASHARSRLTLLCAHDASPRSLTEKILERPRLIERIRAGIPDRSRAYLTVFNSTPLERRLAVLLGIPLNGVDPALSHFGTKSGSRKVFREAGIACPEGHEDLQGDADLETALVDLKRRNPALRKAVVKLNDSFSGEGNAIFRYPEGTTDAAAVRAGLPRLEFSVGWETWDDFHAKFRRMGGIAEEFLEGAFKESPSVQVRTGPHGDVLPISTHDQVLGGPSGQVFLGCLFPAADGYRREITQAALKIGAVLAAHGVVSRFAVDFLAVKDREDEPWRLSALEINLRMGGTTHPYLALQFLTGGRLDPESGLFLSPRGSPKFYRATDNLQSEAYRGLLPEDLIEIVTINALHYSHNSESGVLFHLIGALSQYGKLGMTAIGNSRDEVEALYDKTLRILDRETAIGR
- a CDS encoding type II secretion system protein GspG — protein: MRTRRTGARGFTLIELLIVVAIIGIIVAISIVNMINAIQRGKQKRSMADIKSVSTALEAYMTDFNYYPAAAGYSLPTGLSLPTATLGTAAGVLAPTYIRVTPLSDGWNSWYLYGASASRGDYLVRSGGADGVPQTSPAYGPTSDFNADIILVDGAFVQFPEGAQR
- a CDS encoding prepilin-type N-terminal cleavage/methylation domain-containing protein, producing MKRNQKGFTLIELLIVVAIIGIIVAIAIPNLLNAIQRAKQKRTMGDMRSAGTAAEAYAVDFNHYPAAAGYSLPTGITFGSMTFNTGGVGTSFSGQVTPTYIRVLPMTDGWQSYFFYATTGQLYGIASGGKNGATESAIGGETTDFNNDIIFVNGQFVQYPAGAQR
- a CDS encoding YfhO family protein, with product MKRGEAMGRTALLGGALGLAFAAALLGPGALAGLVPARGDLADFFWPMKAYTAARWAAGSLPLWNPLSGCGEPWLAQLQTGVLYPGDLPFLLGGAAGPLLAITLHLAVAASGMAAWLSDLRTSRAGALAGAAVFAGGGAFLSLAPVYNNFCTAAFLPWLFLGARRAVRGASPAPFALAVALAFLGGEPALAAAGACAAALVAVVTRGEDGARPAPPARAALRAGGGLVLGLALAAAALGPFLVLVTSTGRIAGATRAEALARPVGRADLADLAVPPAPEATRRASPGRGGYLATLALGPLPFVLAAAAGAGFAARPRLLLALLALAAFGVVLALGARGGLVPLLWDGGWARGVRFPARWFVFAHVALAAAAGAGLDGWRDGHLAGWPRRDGVEAEPPAKTPLLLSAALALGALGVLAAFAAAERRVPSPAAWASFAAAAAGLALLWRAREPGAPSRAHGGALLVLCVALPLPLGTRDVFAGVPAADLAGVPGIVADLAPGTAGRVFPVVSDGALLRTWLGPAWSADTARRSHAALAGYGSLPLGLASAASPSPISNPWRTRLLGAALSGGDASALLGLADVRRVVTPFPAAMPGARLDRRAGDVLRYALERPLGRVFFAREAVVLDDDSAFRALSERSFDPEARALLAPGAGAVPPPRVARSYAVAKVKTDEPEALVVETATSEAATLVVTRSWDAGWEARLDGARVPLRRCDLALMAALVPAGEHTLTLAYRPAAFRAGAAVSGASLLVLLGLALAGRKEDGA